Proteins found in one Solitalea lacus genomic segment:
- a CDS encoding alpha-galactosidase: MITRLNKLFLLFLSFSVFQSQAQTSIQQLPVFDDKVHDSNQTDWLLNAKPYKAAVYKNDSNKELILSNGLVKRAFIIAPNVACIDYTNLVNNQQLLRSIKAEARLTINGKEYNVGGLIGQKENAYLLPEWLNKFTSSAADFQFVSIEVNPIRPYIKWNNKFWAANEKQPSGKMLSFLYRPGATELMGLSVKVNYELYDGIPLIVKSLTIENKGSSSFKINRVVNEILGTVEEESAVVGKPQVMQKPQGIYVETNYAFNNAMRYSISDQTTHWKIDSAYTSQVNYDYQTPCLLEVYPENAPDIELMPGENFNSVRSYELLMDSYDRERRGLAIRKMYRTVAPWTTANPIFMHLVSRNDDQVRTAIDQCAATGYEALILSFGSHLDMEDSSATNIAKWKTLADYAHSRGVQIGGYSLFSSRKISAEDDVISAKTGKPGGAFFGNAPCFGSKWGLSYRDKIKYFFTQTGFDIWENDGPYPGDVCASVTHPGHKGLGDSQWRQMEIQKELYRWLNERGVYINAPDWYFLDGTNKIAIGYREVNFSLPRENQKILNRQNIFDGTWEKTPSMGWGFVPLTRYQGGGSEAVLEPLSEHLKDYEQLMMQYYGAGVQACYRGPRLYDTETTKQTVVNVVSWYKKHREILNSDIIHLRRADGRDWDGILHVNPNLKTKGLMMLYNPMKEKITRVINVPLYYTGLTTSANLKEKGGVSRSYQLNRNYEIELSCTMEPESCTWFVIE, from the coding sequence ATGATTACTCGATTGAATAAGCTATTCCTGTTGTTTCTGTCGTTTTCTGTATTTCAGTCGCAGGCACAAACAAGCATTCAGCAATTACCTGTTTTCGATGATAAGGTTCATGACTCAAATCAAACAGATTGGTTACTAAATGCAAAGCCATACAAGGCAGCTGTTTATAAGAATGATAGCAACAAAGAGCTTATTCTGAGTAATGGTTTGGTTAAAAGAGCTTTCATTATTGCACCCAATGTAGCTTGTATTGATTATACTAATCTGGTTAATAATCAACAACTGCTCCGTTCAATAAAAGCTGAAGCTAGACTGACCATTAATGGAAAGGAATATAATGTCGGGGGGCTAATTGGTCAAAAGGAGAATGCTTATCTTCTGCCAGAATGGTTGAATAAGTTTACCAGTTCGGCGGCAGACTTTCAGTTTGTTTCAATTGAGGTAAATCCAATTAGGCCTTACATAAAATGGAACAATAAATTCTGGGCGGCCAATGAAAAACAACCATCCGGAAAGATGCTTTCATTTTTGTACAGGCCTGGGGCTACTGAATTAATGGGTTTGTCGGTAAAAGTCAATTACGAATTATATGATGGTATTCCTTTAATCGTAAAATCTCTTACAATAGAAAATAAAGGTAGCTCTTCATTTAAAATCAATCGTGTAGTAAATGAAATACTAGGAACTGTAGAGGAAGAAAGTGCTGTGGTGGGGAAACCGCAGGTTATGCAAAAACCACAAGGGATTTATGTTGAAACTAATTATGCATTCAACAATGCAATGCGGTATAGTATTAGTGATCAAACCACACATTGGAAAATAGATTCAGCATACACTTCCCAGGTAAATTATGATTATCAAACTCCTTGTTTGTTGGAAGTATATCCTGAAAATGCACCTGATATTGAATTAATGCCTGGTGAAAATTTTAATTCAGTTCGTTCATATGAATTACTGATGGATAGTTATGACAGGGAAAGACGAGGATTGGCTATTCGCAAAATGTATCGAACAGTGGCACCCTGGACTACAGCCAATCCAATATTTATGCATTTGGTAAGTAGAAATGATGATCAGGTTCGTACTGCAATTGATCAATGTGCTGCCACTGGCTATGAAGCATTGATTCTCAGTTTCGGAAGTCACTTGGATATGGAAGATTCATCTGCGACTAATATAGCAAAATGGAAAACATTAGCTGATTATGCTCATAGTAGAGGAGTCCAGATTGGCGGTTACTCACTGTTCAGTAGTAGGAAAATTAGTGCTGAAGATGATGTAATAAGTGCCAAAACAGGAAAACCAGGCGGCGCTTTTTTTGGCAATGCACCATGTTTTGGGAGTAAATGGGGATTGTCTTATCGTGATAAGATAAAATACTTTTTCACACAAACCGGTTTTGATATCTGGGAAAATGACGGTCCTTATCCTGGTGATGTTTGTGCTTCCGTTACACATCCTGGACATAAAGGGCTAGGTGATTCGCAATGGCGGCAAATGGAAATTCAGAAGGAATTGTATCGCTGGCTGAATGAAAGGGGTGTTTATATCAATGCACCCGATTGGTATTTTTTGGATGGTACAAATAAAATAGCTATTGGCTATCGGGAAGTGAATTTTTCTTTACCAAGGGAGAATCAGAAAATTTTAAATCGTCAAAATATATTTGATGGTACCTGGGAAAAAACACCTTCAATGGGCTGGGGTTTTGTTCCACTTACTCGTTATCAGGGTGGCGGCTCAGAGGCGGTGTTGGAACCACTCTCTGAACACTTGAAAGATTATGAACAACTCATGATGCAATATTATGGTGCAGGAGTGCAAGCTTGTTACCGCGGTCCACGATTGTATGATACAGAAACCACAAAGCAAACCGTAGTAAATGTTGTTAGTTGGTATAAAAAACACCGTGAAATTCTTAATTCAGACATTATCCATTTACGTAGAGCTGATGGAAGGGATTGGGATGGAATTTTACATGTGAATCCTAATTTAAAAACAAAGGGATTAATGATGTTGTACAATCCGATGAAGGAAAAAATTACAAGAGTGATAAATGTTCCTTTGTATTATACCGGGTTAACAACTTCAGCCAATCTAAAAGAAAAGGGAGGGGTAAGCAGATCATATCAGCTTAACCGAAATTATGAAATTGAACTAAGCTGTACCATGGAACCAGAGAGTTGTACATGGTTTGTTATAGAGTAA
- a CDS encoding beta-N-acetylhexosaminidase: MTNKVYRFGLFILMTLFLVSNKLVGQNINIIPYPQKVETGKGNFVFSSHTKIVYDKRNKGLVTAIEPLVTKFKLAAGISLKEETAVVKNNVVKVELTEKVIQQEGYQLSISPKVIHIKAKADIGVFYAVQTLLQLLPADIENEKRVGNRQWKVPAVEIEDAPALAYRGLMMDVARHYMPYEFLEKLIDLLAMQKMNTLHLHLTDSQGWRFESKKYPKLTTIGAYRKGTPLNTTYDYQSRQNDTLYGSFYTQAQLKKLVAYAQSRFITIIPEIEMPAHSKSALASYPELTCLDSTGKAFSYPSQIQDEYCTKDSTFTFLTDILSEVMEIFPSKYIHIAGDEASKVNWRKCPVCQKRMKDEKLTSVEELQSYFIKRIERFVNAKGRSVIGWDEILEGGLAPNATVMSWRGEKGGIEAAKQGHQVIMTPDGYCYFDHYQSDDPAEPAAFGGLSTLAKVYNYKPIPAELSAEEGKLIYGAQGNLWTEYVPNYKQAEYMFFPRSIALAEVIWSANKQPYDQFLSRLLAHLKRLDKHSVNYSRHLFDIKVNAYTDSVSGTLMASVNGIPSGYDVFYTTDGSNPTKKSTPYRGPINITKSSQLIVGVIYNDRLVDKVQRTFLLTKSTGKPSMLTNQASANYNKGGEHAWNNGILGSQSRFNDDEWLGWSGQNFEGTIDFMKKETINKVFVRVFSKPSSWIYMPSSISVLASDNGVDFVKIGEQKDFKIPNDGEQLISLNVSGSARFLKVIASNYGPIPKGNAGEGSPAWLFVNEVIVE, from the coding sequence ATGACAAATAAAGTGTACAGATTTGGACTGTTTATTTTGATGACACTGTTTTTAGTTTCTAATAAACTTGTTGGTCAAAATATCAATATCATTCCCTACCCTCAGAAAGTTGAAACCGGTAAAGGTAACTTTGTCTTTTCGTCCCATACAAAAATCGTCTACGATAAAAGGAATAAGGGGTTAGTAACAGCAATCGAACCTTTAGTAACCAAGTTTAAATTAGCCGCAGGAATTTCTTTAAAGGAAGAGACAGCAGTTGTTAAAAACAATGTAGTAAAAGTTGAATTAACTGAAAAGGTTATACAGCAAGAAGGATATCAACTTAGTATTTCTCCTAAGGTTATTCATATTAAAGCTAAAGCGGATATTGGAGTTTTTTACGCAGTTCAAACTTTATTACAGTTGTTACCGGCAGATATTGAAAACGAAAAGCGCGTTGGTAATAGACAATGGAAGGTTCCCGCAGTTGAAATTGAAGATGCACCGGCTTTAGCTTATCGGGGATTGATGATGGACGTTGCACGTCACTATATGCCGTATGAATTTTTGGAGAAGCTAATAGACTTATTGGCAATGCAAAAAATGAATACCCTGCACCTGCATTTAACCGATAGTCAAGGATGGAGATTTGAAAGTAAAAAATATCCCAAACTAACGACCATTGGTGCTTATCGTAAAGGAACTCCATTGAATACCACTTATGATTATCAATCAAGACAAAATGATACGCTTTATGGCAGTTTTTATACTCAGGCGCAATTAAAAAAGTTGGTGGCTTATGCTCAATCAAGGTTCATTACCATTATTCCTGAAATTGAAATGCCGGCACACTCAAAATCAGCATTGGCGTCTTATCCTGAACTGACTTGTTTAGATAGTACTGGAAAGGCGTTTTCATATCCTTCTCAAATTCAGGATGAGTATTGTACCAAGGATTCAACGTTTACTTTCCTGACAGATATTTTATCTGAAGTGATGGAGATATTTCCTAGCAAGTATATTCACATTGCCGGAGATGAAGCATCAAAGGTTAACTGGAGAAAATGTCCTGTTTGTCAGAAACGTATGAAAGACGAGAAATTAACTTCAGTGGAAGAATTGCAAAGTTATTTCATTAAGAGAATTGAAAGGTTTGTTAATGCTAAAGGTAGGTCAGTTATCGGTTGGGATGAAATTTTGGAAGGTGGTTTAGCTCCTAACGCGACAGTAATGAGCTGGAGGGGAGAAAAAGGAGGTATTGAAGCCGCAAAACAAGGACATCAAGTTATTATGACACCTGATGGTTATTGCTATTTCGATCATTATCAGTCTGATGATCCTGCTGAACCGGCCGCTTTCGGTGGTTTATCAACTTTGGCAAAGGTGTACAATTATAAACCGATTCCGGCTGAATTATCTGCAGAAGAAGGAAAATTGATTTATGGTGCTCAAGGTAATTTATGGACTGAATATGTGCCTAACTATAAACAAGCTGAATACATGTTTTTCCCACGTTCTATTGCCCTGGCCGAAGTTATCTGGTCAGCCAATAAACAACCCTATGACCAGTTTTTAAGTAGATTGTTAGCGCATCTTAAACGTTTGGATAAACATTCGGTTAACTACTCAAGACATTTGTTTGATATTAAAGTAAATGCCTATACTGATTCTGTTTCAGGTACGTTAATGGCTTCAGTAAATGGAATTCCGAGTGGTTATGATGTGTTTTACACTACAGATGGTTCTAATCCCACAAAAAAATCAACACCATATAGGGGGCCAATTAACATTACAAAAAGTTCCCAGCTAATAGTTGGAGTTATTTATAATGATCGATTGGTTGATAAGGTGCAACGGACCTTCTTATTAACCAAGTCTACTGGTAAACCCTCAATGCTTACAAATCAGGCAAGTGCAAATTACAATAAAGGTGGTGAACACGCTTGGAATAATGGCATCTTGGGTAGTCAAAGCAGGTTTAATGATGATGAGTGGCTTGGATGGAGTGGGCAAAACTTTGAAGGTACTATTGATTTTATGAAGAAAGAGACCATAAATAAAGTATTTGTGCGTGTTTTCAGTAAGCCGTCAAGTTGGATTTATATGCCTTCTAGCATATCAGTTTTAGCCTCAGACAA
- a CDS encoding SDR family NAD(P)-dependent oxidoreductase, which yields MFSLQNKIAVITGGGSGIGRSISVLFAKQGATVHILELSEENSVATIEEIVAVGGKAFGHSCNVANQQEVINVFDKIGNVDILVNNAGIAHIGKADTTSEADFNKVFDVNVKGAYNCLFAAIPHMKNNGGGAILNMASIAALVGITDRFAYSMSKGAVYAMTLSVARDYIQDKIRCNSISPARVHTPFVDGFIAKNYAGQEELIFDKLSKSQPIGRMGAPDEIAALALYLCSDEAGFVTGCDYPIDGGFVKLNN from the coding sequence ATGTTCTCATTACAAAACAAAATAGCAGTTATTACAGGTGGCGGTAGCGGAATTGGACGTTCAATAAGTGTATTATTTGCAAAGCAAGGTGCAACGGTTCATATTTTAGAACTAAGTGAAGAAAATTCCGTAGCAACCATTGAAGAAATAGTAGCAGTAGGAGGTAAAGCTTTTGGGCATTCGTGTAATGTAGCTAATCAGCAGGAAGTAATTAATGTGTTCGATAAAATTGGCAATGTTGATATTTTGGTAAACAATGCAGGGATTGCACACATTGGCAAAGCAGATACTACAAGTGAGGCTGATTTTAATAAAGTATTTGATGTGAATGTAAAAGGTGCTTACAACTGTTTGTTTGCGGCTATTCCACATATGAAAAATAATGGTGGAGGCGCTATTTTAAATATGGCATCTATTGCGGCTTTAGTGGGAATAACTGATCGTTTTGCTTATTCAATGAGTAAAGGTGCTGTTTATGCAATGACTTTGTCAGTTGCACGCGATTATATTCAAGATAAAATTCGTTGTAACAGTATTTCTCCTGCTCGCGTACATACACCATTTGTGGATGGATTTATAGCTAAAAATTATGCTGGACAAGAGGAACTGATTTTTGATAAATTATCAAAGAGTCAGCCAATTGGACGAATGGGTGCTCCAGATGAAATTGCAGCATTGGCCTTGTATCTATGTTCGGATGAAGCAGGTTTTGTAACCGGTTGTGATTACCCAATTGACGGTGGTTTCGTTAAGTTGAATAACTAA